In Oncorhynchus tshawytscha isolate Ot180627B linkage group LG06, Otsh_v2.0, whole genome shotgun sequence, the following are encoded in one genomic region:
- the LOC112253435 gene encoding SPARC: MNLLFLLVLAFHNDLTMGGRAQRKQWQAESSLRPYLGRVDPVLLCELLKCHSPMGSWCQVVQDNGVLFPKCVCPKICPRQGAPVCSVLGRTYGNECLLHREACRKRRHIGLAHKGPCLVPKANCTEEEYGQFPYRLMDWFLLLSRMGESYVPYAPPQSCLSHTQRSQLAQRRFGLLDKNKDGKLSRKDLRKLRYKRMPLEHCATSFFQSCDHNKNTKVTLHEWISCLVDRSEIWFHSFMSMKMGSGKLCPMKTDNHL, translated from the exons ATGAACCTGCTCTTTCTGCTGGTCCTGGCTTTTCACAATGACCTGACCATG GGAGGCAGAGCCCAGCGCAAACAATGGCAGGCTGAGAGCAGTCTGAGACCATATCTGGGTAGAGTGGACCCAg TCCTACTATGTGAGCTTCTGAAGTGTCACAGTCCAATGGGCTCCTGGTGCCAGGTGGTGCAGGACAACGGAGTCCTCTTCCCAAAGTGTGTGTGTCCTAAGATCTGCCCACG GCAGGGGGCACCAGTGTGCAGTGTTCTGGGAAGGACCTATGGGAACGAGTGTCTGCTGCATAGAGAAGCCTGCCGCAAGAGACGTCACATTGGACTGGCTCATAAAGGGCCTTGTCTGG TTCCCAAGGCAAACTGTACAGAGGAGGAGTATGGCCAGTTCCCATACCGCCTCATGGACTGGTTCCTCCTATTGAGTCGCATGGGAGAGTCCTACGTCCCCTACGCCCCGCCTCAGAGCTGCCTGAGCCACACCCAGCGCTCCCAACTAGCCCAG CGGAGGTTTGGCCTGCTGGACAAGAACAAGGATGGAAAGCTGAGCCGGAAAGACCTGAGGAAGCTACGCTACAAAAGAATGCCTCTAGAGCACTGTGCTACCTCCTTCTTCCA GTCGTGTGACCATAACAAGAACACTAAGGTGACCCTGCATGAATGGATCTCCTGTCTGGTGGATCGCTCAGAGATCTGGTTCCACAGCTTCATGT ctATGAAAATGGGATCCGGTAAGCTGTGTCCCATGAAGACTGACAACCACCTTTGA